A genome region from Leguminivora glycinivorella isolate SPB_JAAS2020 chromosome 13, LegGlyc_1.1, whole genome shotgun sequence includes the following:
- the LOC125232994 gene encoding uncharacterized protein LOC125232994: protein MEKLHYKPAAAAKIVKTCCVLDNIANKANCELPPLNRHEEQEQQQEQRLAAEFDARQQNADIYLAMAPDRCWLNKELQLGRAARQALVRQLANYECGAPCYY, encoded by the coding sequence ATGGAGAAACTGCACTACAAGCCAGCAGCGGCAGCTAAGATCGTTAAAACGTGTTGTGTGCTTGACAATATAGCTAACAAAGCGAATTGTGAACTGCCTCCGCTGAACCGACACGAAGAACAGGAGCAGCAGCAGGAGCAGAGATTAGCGGCGGAGTTTGACGCCCGTCAGCAGAATgctgatatttatttggcaatggCTCCTGACAGGTGTTGGCTAAACAAAGAGCTGCAGCTGGGTCGCGCTGCTCGTCAAGCGCTTGTCCGGCAGTTAGCAAATTAT